The genomic window CCGGCGGGAGACATGGAGGCGCTCGTCGCGGCCACACAGGCAGCACTCGCGCGGCCAGTTTCCGCAGTGGATCGTGATGCCGCGCGTGCCCAGGCGGAACGTTTTTCGCTGGCCCATTTTTGCGAGAACTACGCCCGCAATGTGGTGGAAGAACTGGACCTGCACGGTTAGCCCGCCGCGCGATCAGCCCGCCGTGTCGGCAAGGGGATACAACCTCAGCCCGCCGCGTTAGCCAGGGACTAAATACATTTTATCACGAAGACACAGAGGAGAGACCGAGGGGCACGGAGCAGCAGGATTTAAAATCTCGCATCTTTAATCCAACCTTCCCTCGTTAGCTACTGTAAAACAAGTGCAAGAAGATTTTTAACAAGAGTTAGTAGATAGAGCAGAGTGGGAGCAATGTATTCTCCGCTTCCTCGGCTACCTCCTGTTCAAAACAAGTTTTATATAATGTATTAACATAAGTAAACGAAGTTATCGAAGCGGGCATTACCTCAGTCATCCTTCGTTAACTTTTGTAAATCAGCGTAATGCGGCGAAAGCTATTAAATTCTAAAAAATAATGCCACGGGGAATTCTGCTAGCACGGTTCCCGACGCAATTCGCGATCTGCTCTTGAGAATTATGGCCTTGATAGCGTAAGTTAGTGCCAACAAATTCAGTTAAGCCATTCGCGGGGTACAGGAAGCTACCCCCTGATTCGTAGGCTTAAAACTCTTGTCGCACAAGGATGTTCGATGTCCGCTTCGGTAAGTTCAGATTCCTTACGCCCAGCACAGCACTCCTCCTCGGCGCGCTTGTTGGAAATGACGCCAGCGATCCGTTCAGCGCCAGCGCTGATAGAGCGGGACTTGCCCGCGGCGACCTCCCGCCCCCTCGCTAACGTTACTTCTTTTTCACAACCACCGGCAACCCCGGAGTCCGCGCCTTCGTCGCGGCACCAACCAGAGATTCCCCCCACCGCCGTGGCCGAGGCGATCCGCCGCACCCAATCGTGGCTCTTGCAACGCCAGGAACCAGCGGGTTATTGGTGCGCGGAGCTAGAAGGGGACACGATCCTGGAAAGCGAGTTCATATTACTCTGGGCGTTCCTGGGGCGCGAGCAAGAGCCCCTGTGCAAAAAACTCGCGCGGCAAATCCTCGACCAGCAACTTCCTACCGGGGGTTGGGCCATTTATCCCGGCGGAGAACTAGAAATAAGCGCGAGCGTCAAAGCGTACTTTGCCCTCAAGCTTACGGGACAAGAACCGTCGTCGGAACCGCTGCAACGCGCCCGCCGGGCGATATTGCGCGCGGGAGGAGCCGACCGCGTCAACAGCTTTACGCGGTTTTATCTGGCGCTCTTGGGCCAAATACCCTACGCCTGTTGTCCCGAAGTGCCGCCGGAGTTTTTCCTGTTGCCCACGTGGTTTCCCATCAATCCCGCGCGGGTCAGCGCCTGGTCGCGACCCATGATTGCCACGCTGTCCATCATGTCCGCGTTGCAGCCGATCACCCGGGTGCCAGAGTCAGCGGGCATCGCCGAACTTTTTTTAACTCCACCGCGCACGTGGAATTATCCCGGCAATCCGGGAGCGCAAAAAACCCTGAGTGGCTGGCTGTGGAAACAGTTTTTTTCCGCCGTGGATAGAGGATTCCGGTTTGCACGACGGCGGGGATGGCTGTGGTGGCGCAAGCGGGCCCTCAATACCACGCGGGATTGGATCCTCGCCCGGTTTGCTGGCAGCGACGGCCTGGCGGCCATTTTTCCCCCCATGGTCTGGAGCATCATCGCGCTCAAGGCGCTGGGCTATGGCCCGGGAGCCCCCGAGTGGGACTACGCCATCGCGCGACTGCTGGACCTGGTCATCGAAACGCCCACAACCGCGCGGGTGCAACCGTGCAAATCCCCCGTCTGGGACACCGCCCTGACCGCGCGGGCCTTGGCCGAAAGCGGCCTGCCAGCAGCCGGTTCGCCACTCCTCGCCGCCAGCCATTGGTTGTGCGCCCGGGAA from Pirellulales bacterium includes these protein-coding regions:
- a CDS encoding prenyltransferase/squalene oxidase repeat-containing protein, with product MSASVSSDSLRPAQHSSSARLLEMTPAIRSAPALIERDLPAATSRPLANVTSFSQPPATPESAPSSRHQPEIPPTAVAEAIRRTQSWLLQRQEPAGYWCAELEGDTILESEFILLWAFLGREQEPLCKKLARQILDQQLPTGGWAIYPGGELEISASVKAYFALKLTGQEPSSEPLQRARRAILRAGGADRVNSFTRFYLALLGQIPYACCPEVPPEFFLLPTWFPINPARVSAWSRPMIATLSIMSALQPITRVPESAGIAELFLTPPRTWNYPGNPGAQKTLSGWLWKQFFSAVDRGFRFARRRGWLWWRKRALNTTRDWILARFAGSDGLAAIFPPMVWSIIALKALGYGPGAPEWDYAIARLLDLVIETPTTARVQPCKSPVWDTALTARALAESGLPAAGSPLLAASHWLCAREVRFAGDWSQIVKAQPGGWAFEFDNQFYPDLDDTAMVLMALAHQYTDHGRPLPSPAPTPTMSPADAYPSGAAVTHREVDLLDQIIAATQRGAAWMLAMQNRDGGWGAFDRDNNAEFLCQAPFADHNAMIDPSTPDLTARVLEALGRLGKRIGDTAVDRAVAYLRHTQEADGSWYGRWGINYIYGTWQALQGLAAVGVSANDPLLRQGANWLLAHQQPSGGWGESAATYEQPKLRGQGPATASQTAWALLGLLAAGHARHPAVRRGMHYLLVQQRTDGSWEEAEWTGTGFPCVFYLKYHYYPIYFPLLALGRYQQELVAEGSGVRGETREAGVERREA